Proteins encoded together in one Cyprinus carpio isolate SPL01 chromosome B14, ASM1834038v1, whole genome shotgun sequence window:
- the arsia gene encoding arylsulfatase I — MTAAALTALSVMSLLSLGYLTQDWTSPNQVEPPNHPRPHIIFIMTDDQGFNDIGYHNRDIHTPTLDKLAAEGVKLENYYIQPICTPSRSQFITGRYQIHTGLQHSIIRSRQPSCLPFDLRTLPQRLQEAGYATHMVGKWHLGFYKRDCLPTRRGFHTYFGSLTGSVDYYTYKSCDGPGICGYDLHEGERVAWGQGGRYSTHLYAQRVRKILAAHDPSSQPLFIFLSFQAVHTPLQSPREYIYPYRQMGNVFRRKYAGMVSVVDEAVRNVTYALRKYGYYKNSVIIFSTDNGGQPLFGGSNWPLRGRKGTYWEGGVRGIGFVHSPLLRRRKRVSKALVHITDWYPTLVGLAGGNVSRMDGLDGYDMWETISSGKESPRLEILHNIDPLYNAARHGSLKNGYGIWNTAVQAAVRVGDWKLLTGNPGYGDWIPPQMLGNFPESWWNLERHTEAKKSLWLFNVADDPYERYDLAERRPDVVKQLLARLAFHNRTAVPVRYPAEDPRADPRRNGGAWVPWEGDEENWEAFYLRKRKVKKQKRKFCKMKSFFRRLNFRMMSNRI, encoded by the exons ATGACAGCAGCGGCTCTGACGGCGCTCTCCGTGATGAGTTTGCTCAGTCTGGGCTATCTGACCCAGGACTGGACGAGTCCGAACCAGGTCGAGCCGCCGAACCATCCGCGTCCGCACATTATCTTCATCATGACGGACGATCAGGGCTTCAACGACATCGGCTACCACAACAGAGACATCCACACCCCGACCCTGGACAAGCTGGCAGCGGAGGGCGTGAAGCTGGAGAACTACTACATCCAGCCCATCTGCACTCCGTCCCGCAGTCAGTTCATCACGGGCAG ATATCAAATCCATACGGGTCTCCAGCACTCGATAATCCGCTCTCGGCAGCCCAGCTGTTTGCCCTTTGACCTCCGGACATTGCCGCAGCGGCTGCAGGAGGCGGGATACGCCACACACATGGTGGGCAAATGGCATCTGGGCTTCTACAAGCGCGATTGCCTGCCGACCCGCCGCGGGTTCCACACGTACTTCGGCTCTCTGACGGGAAGCGTGGATTATTACACCTACAAGTCGTGCGACGGGCCGGGAATTTGCGGTTACGACCTCCACGAGGGCGAGCGTGTGGCATGGGGTCAGGGAGGGCGTTATTCCACCCATCTGTATGCGCAAAGAGTCCGAAAAATCCTCGCCGCTCACGATCCGTCATCCCAGCCTCTTTTCATTTTCCTCTCTTTCCAAGCCGTGCACACGCCATTGCAGTCGCCGAGGGAATACATCTATCCGTATCGACAAATGGGAAATGTGTTTCGGCGGAAATACGCCGGGATGGTTTCGGTTGTAGACGAGGCAGTAAGGAACGTGACGTACGCGCTCCGAAAGTATGGCTACTATAAGAACAGCGTCATtatcttttctacagataacgGCGGACAGCCGCTCTTTGGCGGGAGCAATTGGCCTCTACGAGGAAGAAAGGGAACGTATTGGGAAGGAGGTGTCCGTGGCATTGGATTCGTCCATAGTCCATTGTTGAGACGCAGGAAGAGAGTTAGCAAAGCTCTGGTTCACATCACCGACTGGTACCCAACGCTAGTGGGGCTCGCAGGAGGGAACGTTTCCCGGATGGACGGGCTTGATGGATATGATATGTGGGAAACCATTAGTAGCGGGAAGGAGTCTCCACGTTTGGAGATCCTACATAATATTGATCCGCTCTACAACGCCGCCAGGCATGGATCTTTAAAAAACGGATACGGGATCTGGAATACGGCCGTACAGGCAGCGGTTCGAGTCGGAGACTGGAAGCTCTTGACTGGAAATCCTGGATATGGAGACTGGATTCCGCCTCAGATGCTGGGAAACTTTCCGGAATCTTGGTGGAATTTGGAACGGCACACGGAAGCGAAGAAATccttgtggctctttaatgtggcgGACGATCCGTACGAGCGTTATGATCTCGCAGAGCGCCGGCCAGACGTGGTCAAGCAGCTGCTGGCCCGGTTAGCGTTCCACAACCGGACCGCCGTTCCGGTGCGCTACCCTGCAGAAGATCCCAGAGCCGACCCGAGACGCAACGGAGGGGCTTGGGTTCCTTGGGAAGGAGATGAAGAAAACTGGGAGGCGTTTTATCTTCGAAAGAGAAAAGTCAAGAAGCAAAAGCGGAAGTTCTGCAAAATGAAGTCATTTTTTAGAAGACTTAACTTTAGAATGATGTCAAACAGGATTTGA